From Labrus bergylta chromosome 22, fLabBer1.1, whole genome shotgun sequence, one genomic window encodes:
- the si:dkey-6n21.13 gene encoding P2Y purinoceptor 3 — MSSSSGVPLNISTSVLNKLFDAFPPSPSTFPPSPSCSIDESYKYIFLPICYSFTFIFSISLNSVILYRSFRRTKRWNASLIYMVNLASTDFMYGLSLPFLVASYVMRDRWMFGDFMCRLVRFLFYFNLYCSIFFLTCISVHRYLGICHPMRVITLETKKAVKCTCVVVWIVVFALTCPIFRFAQTGHVTRLAGLNGNGSTTVNLSHEVLSMNGSTSNGNLGVVIEEYQNCWDDAIDKEFPDYVPYGIILHLLGFFVPFSIIAWCYSHVVLTIFRSLHIQPSSSRGSRAGGHEGIHRHFRRSPKIDGGERRGSNGMSRTRIRDEGVSIFLGANSPYANRRRKSIKTIITITLLFALCFFPFHVTRTIFLLLKVTNRVPCHTMTMVSMCYKITRPLASFNAWLNALLYFLTKDKGGAHCCQMVNTTNHQHGGLLLPLRMMGKGKDADEGGMEDGINNEENKAFHNSPPYMNRAKVRFIVE; from the coding sequence ATGTCATCCAGCAGTGGAGTTCCCCTCAACATCAGCACATCGGTACTCAACAAACTCTTTGATGCCTTCCCACCTTCTCCCTCTACCTTccctccatctccatcctgCAGCATAGACGAGTCTTACAAGTACATCTTCCTCCCCATTTGCTACTCTTTCACCTTTATCTTCAGCATTTCCCTGAACTCCGTCATCCTCTACCGCTCCTTCCGCAGGACAAAGCGATGGAACGCCTCCCTGATCTACATGGTCAACCTGGCCTCTACGGACTTTATGTACGGATTGTCGCTTCCCTTCCTGGTGGCTAGTTACGTGATGCGGGATCGCTGGATGTTTGGGGACTTCATGTGCCGTCTGGTTCGCTTTCTTTTCTACTTTAACCTCTACTGCTCCATCTTCTTCCTTACCTGTATCTCCGTGCACAGATACCTCGGAATCTGCCACCCAATGAGAGTCATCACGCTGGAGACCAAGAAGGCCGTCAAGTGCACCTGTGTCGTGGTTTGGATCGTTGTGTTTGCTTTGACCTGCCCAATCTTCAGGTTTGCTCAGACTGGTCATGTAACGAGATTGGCTGGTCTTAATGGTAATGGTAGCACTACAGTCAACCTTAGCCATGAGGTATTATCAATGAATGGTAGTACTAGCAATGGGAACCTCGGGGTGGTCATTGAGGAGTACCAGAACTGTTGGGACGATGCCATAGACAAGGAGTTTCCTGATTACGTGCCATATGGAATCATTCTCCATTTGCTGGGCTTTTTTGTACCGTTTTCCATCATTGCTTGGTGTTACTCTCATGTTGTTCTGACCATATTTAGGAGTCTACACATTCAGCCCTCATCCAGCAGAGGTTCGAGGGCAGGGGGACACGAAGGGATACATAGACATTTTCGAAGAAGCCCTAAGATCgatggaggagaaagaagaggaagcaaTGGCATGTCGAGGACACGGATAAGAGATGAAGGAGTTTCCATTTTTCTTGGCGCCAACTCCCCCTATGCCAATCGCAGACGCAAATCGATTAAGACCATTATTACAATCACCCTTCTCTTTGCTCTGTGCTTCTTCCCCTTCCACGTAACCAGAACCATCTTCCTCCTGCTGAAAGTGACCAATAGAGTCCCATGCCACACCATGACCATGGTCTCCATGTGCTATAAGATCACCCGGCCTTTGGCATCCTTTAACGCATGGCTCAACGCCCTCCTATACTTCCTGACCAAAGACAAGGGCGGAGCTCACTGCTGCCAGATGGTAAACACCACCAACCACCAACATGGCGGGCTTCTGCTGCCCCTGAGGATGATGGGAAAAGGAAAGGATGCAGATGAAGGAGGGATGGAAGATGGAATAAACAACGAGGAGAATAAAGCTTTCCACAACAGTCCGCCATACATGAACAGAGCAAAAGTTCGGTTTATAGTTGAATGA